TATCCAAGGGCGATGTCCCCCCGAAGATTACCGAAGATTACAAAGGTGATTTTAAAGAGATTATCGGGAACGTGAACCTCCTTATAGATGCCATGAAGGAGGTGACCGCCGCCACCGAAGAGATCGCCGCAGGGAACCTTACCGTAACCGTAAAGGCCCGCTCTGACCGGGACGACCTGATGAAGGCCCTGGCCAAAATGGTAGAGCGGATCAGCGAAATCGTGGGCAGCGTTCAGGAGGCGACTACCCAGGTAGCGGGGGGCAGCAGCCAGATGAGCGCGGTGGCCGAACAGATCTCCCAGGGTGCATCGGAACAGGCTGCATCGGCGGAAGAAGCATCCGCCTCCATGGAGCAGATGGCATCGAACATAAAACAGAATACCGACAGTGCCCAGCAGACCGAAAGGATCGCCCTGAAATCGGCGGAGGATGCGAGGGAGAGCGGGAAATCGGTGGAGGAGACGGTCCGGGCCATGAAGGAGATCGCGGGGAAGATCACGATTATCGAGGAGATCGCCCGGCAGACGAACCTCCTCGCCCTCAACGCCGCCATAGAAGCGGCGAGAGCAGGGGAACACGGCAAAGGGTTCGCGGTGGTGGCGTCCGAGGTCCGTAAGCTTGCTGAGAGGAGCCAAGGGGCCGCGGGAGAGATCAGCGAGCTTTCCCGCTCCAGTGTGGAGAAAGCGGAAAGGGCCGGGGGCCTGCTCGATAAACTGGTGCCCGACATAAGGAAGACTGCGGAGCTTGTCCAGGAGATCGCCGCGGCGAGTGTGGAGCAGAACGCGGGCGCTTCTCAGGTGAATACCGCAATCCAGCAGCTGAATCAGGTGATACAGCAGAACGCCGGCGCCGCCGAGGAGATGTCTTCCATGTCGGAGGAGCTGTCGTCCCAATCGGCCCAGCTGCAGGGCACCATGGGCTTTTTCAGAACCCATTCGGACTATCGCACGGAGGCCTCTTCCCGGGGAGCGGCTTTTGTGCAGGCGGAGCAGGCAGGACTGAGGGCGGGAGAGGCAAGGAGAAAGGTTATCCCCGTACCGGAGCTTGTGAGGGATAAAGGGAACGGTCACGGTAAGGCGCGGGGTTTTTCCCTGAACCTATCTGACCAGAGCGGCTTTGGTGACGAAGATTTCGAAAGGATATAAGTGAGGAGGATCCTTAAAAGTGACGGTTCGATCAGCAGCTGACAGGGTTACGGGTGCGCCTGCACAGGGCGCACCCCTCAGTTCCGGGGATTTTGTGAGACTGAGCAGCCTCATCTACCGAAAATGCGGCATCAAAATGGCGGAGGCCAAAAAGACAATGCTGAAGGCCCGCCTCCACAAGAGGCTGAAGGCCCTTAATTTCGTGACCTTTGAAGAGTATTGCGCCTATCTTTTCAGTGCCGCCGGCATGGAGCGGGAGCTTGTTCCCATGATCGACCTGGTGACCACGAATAAGACGGATTTCTTCAGAGAGTCCGACCATTTCGATTACCTGATCAATACTGTTCTTCCGGAATTACTCGACCACAGCGGCGCCGGGATCGAGGAACGGCTTCTCGTGTGGAGCTCCGCATGCTCCTCCGGTGAGGAGCCTTATACCCTCGCCATGGTGCTCAATGAATTCGGCTGGACTCGTCGGGGTTATGACTACTCCGTGCTTGCCACGGATATCTCGACCCG
This genomic stretch from Syntrophorhabdaceae bacterium harbors:
- a CDS encoding CheR family methyltransferase; protein product: MTVRSAADRVTGAPAQGAPLSSGDFVRLSSLIYRKCGIKMAEAKKTMLKARLHKRLKALNFVTFEEYCAYLFSAAGMERELVPMIDLVTTNKTDFFRESDHFDYLINTVLPELLDHSGAGIEERLLVWSSACSSGEEPYTLAMVLNEFGWTRRGYDYSVLATDISTRMIEAGKKAVYEEEQAAPIPAELKKKYLLRSKDRARQLVKIAPLIRSRVEFRRVNLMDDHYDIKEAVHIIFCRNVIIYFDRQTQERLITRLCRYLRSGGYLFMGHSENLHGMNLPLIQAGPTVYRKIA